ATTTGATGACTTATTGCGATCGCGCAATCGTCGCCGTCCAAATGCGATCGAATTACTCGTCCTCAGCGCGTGCGAAACTGCTATAGGAGACAGACGCGCTGCCTTGGGACTAGCAGGGATTGCTGTCAGGGCTGGGGCTAGGAGTACCTTAGCTTCTCTGTGGCAAATTGACGATGAAGCAACAGCTATTTTTATTGGTGAATTTTACAAACAACTCACCAAAACTAAACTCACCCGTGCCGAAGCCCTACGTCAAGCCCAACTGAATCTGATGAAAAACTACCCTAACTACCGTCGTCCTGGCTATTGGGCAGCTTATGTTTTAGTGGGAAATTGGCTTTAAAAGTGAGTGGTGCGTGGTGCGTGGGGTGTTGCAGCGAGCGGCGAAGCGTATAAGCCGATATTAGCTGCGTCGTGGTGCGTGAGAAGAGATAAAGAGTGAAGCAAAAGTGACATTCAATTCCGAATTCCGAATTCCGAATTCCGAATTCTCCTGACTCACCACGCTATCTTGGAATATACACCCACAGATGTAAATAATACAGATAATGCAGCCGCAGGCATTAATGCGATCGCCAAAACGCAAATCTTCCCCAAGGTTGCGCCCTCAACCAAAGCATCCCCTCAAACGCTTACTCGCCTACACTCGCCACTATCGCGGGGAAATTTGGCTGGCATCTTTCTATTCTGTCTTAAATAAAATCTTCGATCTGGCTCCACCTGTATTGATTGGTGTTGCTGTTGATGTGGTAGTACAGCGTCAAGATTCGATTATTGCCCGTTGGGGAGTTAAGGATGTTTTTGCCCAATTTCTGATTCTCTCCGTCCTCACAGTGATTATTTGGATACTAGAATCAATTTTTGAATATGCCTATGCCAGGAAATGGCGCAACTTGGCGCAGAGGATTCAACACGAACTCCGCCTCGATGCTTACAACCACTTGCAAGAATTAGAACTCGCCTATTTTGAAGAACGCAGTACGGGCGGCTTGATGTCAGTTTTGAGCGATGATATCAATCAATTAGAGCGATTTTTGGATAATGGCGCGAATGAAATTATCCAAGTTACCGCTACAGTTCTAATTATCGGCGGGGCTTTCTTTATTCTCGCTCCTAGCGTCGCTTGGATGGCGATGTTACCCATGCCTTTTATTTTGTGGGGTTCGGTAGCGTTTCAACGACTTTTGGCTCCGCGTTATGCAGAGGTGCGAGAAAAAGTTAGCTTATTGAATGCAAGGCTGGCAAATAATTTGTCAGGCATTATGACGATCAAAAGCTTTACTGCCGAAGCCTATGAATCAAGCAGACTTGCAGAGGAAAGTCAAGCCTACCGTCAGAGTAACAGAAAAGCGATCGCGCTATCTGCTGCCTTCGTTCCCTTAATTCGGATGATTATTTTAGCGGGTTTTACCGCTTTACTTTTATTTGGAGGCATGGAAGCGATCGCGGGCAGAATGAGTGTAGGGACGTACAGCGTCTTGATCTTTTTAATTCAGCGTTTGTTGTGGCCCCTAACTAGATTAGGCGAAACCTTTGACCAATATCAACGGGCAATGGCTTCGACAAATCGAGTGATGAATTTACTCGACACTCCTATTGATATTCATACTGGAGATATTACCTTACCAATTCATGAGGTAAAAGGAGAGGTGATATTAAAAGATGTTACCTTTGCTTATTACGAGCGATCGCCCGTCATTGAAAATCTATCTTTGCAGATTCCTGCTGGGAAAACCATTGCAATTGTTGGTTCCACGGGTTCGGGGAAGAGTACTTTAGTCAAACTCCTACTCAGATTATACGAAGTGCGATCGGGAACGATTACCTTAGATGGGATCGATATCCGCGATTTAAAATTGAGAGATTTACGCGCTTGTATTGGTTTAGTCAGTCAGGATGTTTTCTTATTTCACGGTACTGTAGCTGAGAATATTGCCTATGGTAGTCCCGATGCCAATATAGATAAAATTATCTCAGCAGCAAAGGTTGCAGAAGCGCATGAATTTATCATGCAACTGCCCCAAGATTATGAAACAATTGTGGGGGAAAGGGGACAAAAATTATCAGGCGGACAACGACAAAGAATTGCGATCGCCCGTGCAGTATTAAAGAACCCACCAATTTTAATCTTGGATGAAGCGACATCAGCCGTCGATAACGAAACAGAAGCAGCTATTCAGCGATCGCTCGAACGAATTATT
This window of the Chroococcidiopsis thermalis PCC 7203 genome carries:
- a CDS encoding ABC transporter transmembrane domain-containing protein, which codes for MRSPKRKSSPRLRPQPKHPLKRLLAYTRHYRGEIWLASFYSVLNKIFDLAPPVLIGVAVDVVVQRQDSIIARWGVKDVFAQFLILSVLTVIIWILESIFEYAYARKWRNLAQRIQHELRLDAYNHLQELELAYFEERSTGGLMSVLSDDINQLERFLDNGANEIIQVTATVLIIGGAFFILAPSVAWMAMLPMPFILWGSVAFQRLLAPRYAEVREKVSLLNARLANNLSGIMTIKSFTAEAYESSRLAEESQAYRQSNRKAIALSAAFVPLIRMIILAGFTALLLFGGMEAIAGRMSVGTYSVLIFLIQRLLWPLTRLGETFDQYQRAMASTNRVMNLLDTPIDIHTGDITLPIHEVKGEVILKDVTFAYYERSPVIENLSLQIPAGKTIAIVGSTGSGKSTLVKLLLRLYEVRSGTITLDGIDIRDLKLRDLRACIGLVSQDVFLFHGTVAENIAYGSPDANIDKIISAAKVAEAHEFIMQLPQDYETIVGERGQKLSGGQRQRIAIARAVLKNPPILILDEATSAVDNETEAAIQRSLERIIVDRTTIAIAHRLSTVRNADCIYVMEYGKLIESGTHEQLLERGGIYATLWRVQSGIK